The Tenrec ecaudatus isolate mTenEca1 chromosome 6, mTenEca1.hap1, whole genome shotgun sequence genome has a window encoding:
- the LOC142451065 gene encoding olfactory receptor 8S1-like, which translates to MTLGNHSTITEFILLGLSTDPKTQGLLFVLFLGIYFMTIMGNLMMLVLIRVDSHLHSPMYFFLSHLSFIDLCLSSVTVPKMLETLLSQRKSVSVEGCLAQVFLLFVTLGTEVCLLSVMAYDRYTAICHPLLYGQIMSKQLCGGLVWTSWGVGSLDALINTLLAANLDFCEVHLMSHFTCELPSLFPLSCSEVTTNFIVLICSAILHSLGTLILIVFSYAHIISSILSIRSTTGRSKAFSTCSSHLIVLCFFYGTTSLRYFMPSSGSSLELVFSVQYSVVTPLVNPLVYSLKNKEVKTALKRVLQKGLHLS; encoded by the coding sequence ATGACCTTAGGAAACCACAGCACCATCACCGAGTTCATCCTCCTTGGACTGTCTACAGACCCCAAGACCCAAGGTCTGCTTTTTGTGCTCTTTCTGGGGATTTACTTCATGACCATCATGGGAAACCTGATGATGCTGGTGCTGATCCGAGTGGATTCTCATCTCCACtcgcccatgtacttcttcctaagTCACCTCTCTTTCATAGACCTTTGTTTATCATCAGTCACTGTGCCCAAGATGTTGGAGACCCTACTATCTCAGAGAAAATCAGTCTCAGTAGAGGGCTGTCTAGCTCAGGTCTTCCTTCTGTTTGTTACTTTAGGGACTGAAGTCTGCTTGCTTTCtgtgatggcctatgaccgctacaCTGCCATATGCCACCCTCTGCTCTATGGACAAATCATGAGTAAACAGTTGTGTGGGGGTCTGGTGTGGACATCCTGGGGAGTGGGCTCCCTGGATGCGCTCATCAATACCCTGCTTGCTGCCAATTTGGACTTCTGTGAGGTTCATCTCATGTCTCACTTTACCTGTGAGCTACCATCCCTCTTCCCTCTGTCCTGCTCTGAGGTCACCACCAATTTTATAGTCCTGATCTGCTCTGCCATCTTGCATTCTCTTGGAACCCTAATCTTGATAGTCTTCTCCTATGCCCACATTATTTCCTCCATCCTGAGCATCCGTTCCACAACAGGTAGAAGCAAGGCCTTCTCCACCTGCTCTTCCCACCTCATTGTACTGTGCTTCTTCTATGGAACTACTTCACTTCGCTATTTCATGCCATCCTCAGGCTCCTCTCTGGAGCTCGTCTTCTCTGTGCAGTACAGTGTGGTCACTCCTCTGGTCAATCCCCTTGTCTACAGTCTGAAGAACAAGGAAGTGAAAACAGCTCTGAAAAGGGTGCTGCAAAAAGGTTTACATCTGAGCTAG